The following are encoded together in the Apus apus isolate bApuApu2 chromosome 7, bApuApu2.pri.cur, whole genome shotgun sequence genome:
- the LOC127387336 gene encoding ADAMTS-like protein 2 isoform X3 produces the protein MAAASHRLLLLLLLRAAAPLGAKDSSEAADGAGPWDEEVTKWWGEWSSWSTCSRSCGGGVMSRERHCLRQRLQMPQGTNSTMCVGQAKYYQLCQQQPCPANTASFKQQQCSSFNAKAFGKRYYHWMPLYPDDYTSISNKPCDLQCTTRSGERQLMARAQDGTSCKDRTYQGVCINGRCEPVGCDGSLYSARTMDRCRVCGGDGSACHRVSGTFRRAVSQIGYVFITNIPAGATDILIIERRKTENILALADESGHFFFNGNSAIDNPQNFRVAGTIFKYRRPSSLNSDGLEYIIAHGPTNQSLNAMYYNFNGKMPHITYDYTVPRTPPLRTAAPAVDRPLYHHLPETSQNHPIPANSRASQDFNATWLSLAPEDTSEQLPLREGHEDLGFSHPHFFQTNSSSQTQDWGWEQGEEKEKYDFQIRQVYHANRGEEEEEETAANGGETELALRFNQISISTAVPYSMRRPELSENSRGASSRLRLFRRLCHRDPHNAAFCRELQHLAARLATRNSTAGLWTEAAAWWPQGLHKAPARKNSLEDLKAFAGSQGEAANHSMMASVESPLLGASPTVDISQAEPLQAPGTESNEFDVGHDDISLADMYRWKVSAYAPCSSTCTSAGISTSYAMCVRYDGVEVDETYCDALTRPEPTHEFCTGRDCQPRWETSRWSECSRTCGEGYQYRTVRCWKMLAPGFDSSVYDDLCEAAGLARPMERKACKNKACGPQWELSEWSECSARCGAQGTMRREVRCSVETPLCDEARKPSSEKVCTGPPCGRRWTASDWGPCSGACGEGRMSRFVACRNLEGKVISSSQCDPATKPLAVHPCGDKNCPAHWVEQEWEQCDASCGRGVKTRVVLCAGLENGVYREYPEKRCEAAQKPEEQAACFRRPCSTWFTTSWSQQDVWCWPAPA, from the exons ATGGCCGCCGCTTCCcaccgcctcctcctcctcctcctcctccgcgccgccgccccccTGGGCGCTAAG GACAGTAGTGAGGCAGCAGATGGAGCTGGCCCCTGGGATGAAGAAGTCACCAAGTGGTGGGGAGAGTGGAGCTCCTGGTCCACCTGCTCCCGATCCTGCGGGGGAGGCGTGATGTCCCGGGAGAGGCACTGCTTGCGGCAGAG gCTCCAGATGCCCCAGGGAACAAACAGCACCATGTGTGTTGGTCAAGCCAAGTACTACCAattgtgccagcagcag CCCTGCCCAGCCAACACAGCAAGcttcaaacagcagcagtgctccAGTTTCAATGCCAAAGCCTTTGGGAAGCGCTACTACCACTGGATGCCCCTCtatccag ATGACTACACCAGTATCTCCAACAAGCCCTGTGACCTCCAGTGCACCACTCGGAGTGGAGAGAGGCAGCTGATGGCCCGAGCCCAGGATGGTACCTCCTGCAAGGACAGGACCTATCAAGGGGTCTGCATTAACGGGAGGTGTGAG CCAGTTGGGTGCGACGGGAGCCTGTACTCAGCCCGGACGATGGACAGATGCAGGGTGTGTGGAGGGGACGGCAGCGCTTGCCACCGCGTCTCGGGCACCTTCCGAAGGGCAGTCTCACAGATAG GTTACGTGTTCATCACCAACATCCCTGCAGGTGCCACAGACATCCTCATCATTGAGcgcaggaaaacagaaaacatcctaG CACTCGCAGATGAATCTGGGCATTTCTTCTTCAACGGCAACTCTGCCATTGACAACCCCCAGAACTTCAGGGTAGCTGGCACCATCTTCAAGTACCGGCGGCCCTCGAGCCTGAACTCGGATGGGCTGGAGTATATCATAGCTCACGGGCCCACTAACCAGTCTCTGAATGCCATG TACTATAACTTCAATGGGAAAATGCCACATATAACTTATGACTACACTGTGCCACGGACACCACCTCTCCGaactgcagccccagcagtAGACAGACCTCTTTACCACCACCTGCCAGAGACCAGTCAGAACCATCCCATTCCAGCCAACTCCAGAGCTTCCCAGGACTTCAATGCCACGTGGCTCTCCCTGGCACCAGAGGACACCAGTGAACAGCTTCCTCTAAGAGAAGGGCATGAAGATTTAGGCTTTAGCCACCCGCACTTCTTCCAAACCAACTCCAGCAGTCAGACTCAGGACTGGGGCTGGGAACAAGGTGAAGAGAAGGAGAAGTATGACTTCCAGATAAGACAGGTCTACCATGCAaacagaggagaggaagaggaggaggaaacagcagcaaacGGTGGAGAAACAGAGTTGG CTCTCAGGTTCAATCAGATTTCCATCAGCACGGCTGTGCCCTACAGCATGAGGAGACCCGAGCTGTCAGAGAACAGCCGCGGAGCGTCCTCCAGGCTCCGGCTCTTCAGGCGACTGTGTCACCGAGACCCTCACAACGCTGccttctgcagggagctgcagcacctggcagccaggctggccacGAGGAACTCCACAGCAGGACTGTGGACTGAGGCAGCTGCCTGGTGGCCACAGGGCCTCCACAAAGCGCCGGCCCGTAAGAACTCACTGGAGGACTTGAAGGCTTTTGCTGGGAGTCAGGGGGAAGCAGCCAACCACAGCATGATGGCATCTGTGGAGAGCCCTCTGCTAGGTGCCAGCCCAACCGTGGACATCAGCCAGGCAGAGCCTCTGCAAGCTCCTGGCACTGAAAG CAATGAGTTTGATGTGGGCCATGATGACATCAGCTTGGCTGACATGTATCGGTGGAAAGTCTCAGCTTATGCCCCCTGCAGCTCCACCTGCACGTCAG CAGGTATCAGCACCTCCTACGCGATGTGTGTCCGGTACGACGGTGTGGAAGTGGATGAAACATACTGTGATGCCCTAACCCGGCCAGAACCTACTCATGAATTTTGCACAGGGAGAGATTGTCAGCCCAG GTGGGAGACCAGCCGGTGGAGCGAATGCTCCAGGACCTGTGGTGAGGGCTATCAGTACCGCACCGTGCGCTGCTGGAAGATGCTGGCTCCGGGCTTTGACAGCTCCGTTTATGATGATCTGTGcgaggcagctgggctggccagGCCCATGGAGAGGAAAGCCTGCAAGAACAAGGCCTGTGGGCCCCAGTGGGAGCTCTCCGAGTGGTCCGAG TGCTCGGCGCGCTGCGGCGCCCAGGGGACGATGAGGAGGGAGGTTCGGTGCTCGGTGGAAACCCCGCTCTGCGACGAGGCTCGGAAGCCCAGCAGCGAGAAGGTCTGCACGGGCCCGCCCTGCGGCCGCCGCTGGACCGCCTCGGACTGGGGCCCG TGCTCAGGTGCGTGTGGCGAGGGACGCATGAGCCGCTTCGTCGCCTGTCGCAACCTGGAGGGCAAAGTGATCTCCAGCTCTCAGTGTGACCCGGCCACCAAGCCCCTGGCTGTGCATCCCTGCGGGGACAAGAACTGCCCCGCGCACTGGGTGGAGCAGGAGTGGGAGCAG TGTGATGCCAGCTGTGGGCGAGGGGTGAAGACCCGGGTCGTCTTGTGTGCGGGCCTGGAGAACGGGGTGTACAGGGAGTACCCCGAGAAGCGCTGTGAAGCCGCTCAGAAACCTGAGGAGCAAGCTGCCTGTTTCAGGAGGCCGTGTTCAACCTGGTTCACTACCTCTTGGTCTCAG CAAGACGTGTGGTGCTGGCCTGCGCCTGCGTGA
- the LOC127387336 gene encoding ADAMTS-like protein 2 isoform X4, whose product MAAASHRLLLLLLLRAAAPLGAKDSSEAADGAGPWDEEVTKWWGEWSSWSTCSRSCGGGVMSRERHCLRQRLQMPQGTNSTMCVGQAKYYQLCQQQPCPANTASFKQQQCSSFNAKAFGKRYYHWMPLYPDDYTSISNKPCDLQCTTRSGERQLMARAQDGTSCKDRTYQGVCINGRCEPVGCDGSLYSARTMDRCRVCGGDGSACHRVSGTFRRAVSQIGYVFITNIPAGATDILIIERRKTENILALADESGHFFFNGNSAIDNPQNFRVAGTIFKYRRPSSLNSDGLEYIIAHGPTNQSLNAMYYNFNGKMPHITYDYTVPRTPPLRTAAPAVDRPLYHHLPETSQNHPIPANSRASQDFNATWLSLAPEDTSEQLPLREGHEDLGFSHPHFFQTNSSSQTQDWGWEQGEEKEKYDFQIRQVYHANRGEEEEEETAANGGETELALRFNQISISTAVPYSMRRPELSENSRGASSRLRLFRRLCHRDPHNAAFCRELQHLAARLATRNSTAGLWTEAAAWWPQGLHKAPARKNSLEDLKAFAGSQGEAANHSMMASVESPLLGASPTVDISQAEPLQAPGTESNEFDVGHDDISLADMYRWKVSAYAPCSSTCTSAGISTSYAMCVRYDGVEVDETYCDALTRPEPTHEFCTGRDCQPRWETSRWSECSRTCGEGYQYRTVRCWKMLAPGFDSSVYDDLCEAAGLARPMERKACKNKACGPQWELSEWSECSARCGAQGTMRREVRCSVETPLCDEARKPSSEKVCTGPPCGRRWTASDWGPCSGACGEGRMSRFVACRNLEGKVISSSQCDPATKPLAVHPCGDKNCPAHWVEQEWEQLLTALS is encoded by the exons ATGGCCGCCGCTTCCcaccgcctcctcctcctcctcctcctccgcgccgccgccccccTGGGCGCTAAG GACAGTAGTGAGGCAGCAGATGGAGCTGGCCCCTGGGATGAAGAAGTCACCAAGTGGTGGGGAGAGTGGAGCTCCTGGTCCACCTGCTCCCGATCCTGCGGGGGAGGCGTGATGTCCCGGGAGAGGCACTGCTTGCGGCAGAG gCTCCAGATGCCCCAGGGAACAAACAGCACCATGTGTGTTGGTCAAGCCAAGTACTACCAattgtgccagcagcag CCCTGCCCAGCCAACACAGCAAGcttcaaacagcagcagtgctccAGTTTCAATGCCAAAGCCTTTGGGAAGCGCTACTACCACTGGATGCCCCTCtatccag ATGACTACACCAGTATCTCCAACAAGCCCTGTGACCTCCAGTGCACCACTCGGAGTGGAGAGAGGCAGCTGATGGCCCGAGCCCAGGATGGTACCTCCTGCAAGGACAGGACCTATCAAGGGGTCTGCATTAACGGGAGGTGTGAG CCAGTTGGGTGCGACGGGAGCCTGTACTCAGCCCGGACGATGGACAGATGCAGGGTGTGTGGAGGGGACGGCAGCGCTTGCCACCGCGTCTCGGGCACCTTCCGAAGGGCAGTCTCACAGATAG GTTACGTGTTCATCACCAACATCCCTGCAGGTGCCACAGACATCCTCATCATTGAGcgcaggaaaacagaaaacatcctaG CACTCGCAGATGAATCTGGGCATTTCTTCTTCAACGGCAACTCTGCCATTGACAACCCCCAGAACTTCAGGGTAGCTGGCACCATCTTCAAGTACCGGCGGCCCTCGAGCCTGAACTCGGATGGGCTGGAGTATATCATAGCTCACGGGCCCACTAACCAGTCTCTGAATGCCATG TACTATAACTTCAATGGGAAAATGCCACATATAACTTATGACTACACTGTGCCACGGACACCACCTCTCCGaactgcagccccagcagtAGACAGACCTCTTTACCACCACCTGCCAGAGACCAGTCAGAACCATCCCATTCCAGCCAACTCCAGAGCTTCCCAGGACTTCAATGCCACGTGGCTCTCCCTGGCACCAGAGGACACCAGTGAACAGCTTCCTCTAAGAGAAGGGCATGAAGATTTAGGCTTTAGCCACCCGCACTTCTTCCAAACCAACTCCAGCAGTCAGACTCAGGACTGGGGCTGGGAACAAGGTGAAGAGAAGGAGAAGTATGACTTCCAGATAAGACAGGTCTACCATGCAaacagaggagaggaagaggaggaggaaacagcagcaaacGGTGGAGAAACAGAGTTGG CTCTCAGGTTCAATCAGATTTCCATCAGCACGGCTGTGCCCTACAGCATGAGGAGACCCGAGCTGTCAGAGAACAGCCGCGGAGCGTCCTCCAGGCTCCGGCTCTTCAGGCGACTGTGTCACCGAGACCCTCACAACGCTGccttctgcagggagctgcagcacctggcagccaggctggccacGAGGAACTCCACAGCAGGACTGTGGACTGAGGCAGCTGCCTGGTGGCCACAGGGCCTCCACAAAGCGCCGGCCCGTAAGAACTCACTGGAGGACTTGAAGGCTTTTGCTGGGAGTCAGGGGGAAGCAGCCAACCACAGCATGATGGCATCTGTGGAGAGCCCTCTGCTAGGTGCCAGCCCAACCGTGGACATCAGCCAGGCAGAGCCTCTGCAAGCTCCTGGCACTGAAAG CAATGAGTTTGATGTGGGCCATGATGACATCAGCTTGGCTGACATGTATCGGTGGAAAGTCTCAGCTTATGCCCCCTGCAGCTCCACCTGCACGTCAG CAGGTATCAGCACCTCCTACGCGATGTGTGTCCGGTACGACGGTGTGGAAGTGGATGAAACATACTGTGATGCCCTAACCCGGCCAGAACCTACTCATGAATTTTGCACAGGGAGAGATTGTCAGCCCAG GTGGGAGACCAGCCGGTGGAGCGAATGCTCCAGGACCTGTGGTGAGGGCTATCAGTACCGCACCGTGCGCTGCTGGAAGATGCTGGCTCCGGGCTTTGACAGCTCCGTTTATGATGATCTGTGcgaggcagctgggctggccagGCCCATGGAGAGGAAAGCCTGCAAGAACAAGGCCTGTGGGCCCCAGTGGGAGCTCTCCGAGTGGTCCGAG TGCTCGGCGCGCTGCGGCGCCCAGGGGACGATGAGGAGGGAGGTTCGGTGCTCGGTGGAAACCCCGCTCTGCGACGAGGCTCGGAAGCCCAGCAGCGAGAAGGTCTGCACGGGCCCGCCCTGCGGCCGCCGCTGGACCGCCTCGGACTGGGGCCCG TGCTCAGGTGCGTGTGGCGAGGGACGCATGAGCCGCTTCGTCGCCTGTCGCAACCTGGAGGGCAAAGTGATCTCCAGCTCTCAGTGTGACCCGGCCACCAAGCCCCTGGCTGTGCATCCCTGCGGGGACAAGAACTGCCCCGCGCACTGGGTGGAGCAGGAGTGGGAGCAG CTGCTGACTGCTCTCAGCTGA
- the LOC127387336 gene encoding ADAMTS-like protein 2 isoform X6, with the protein MAAASHRLLLLLLLRAAAPLGAKDSSEAADGAGPWDEEVTKWWGEWSSWSTCSRSCGGGVMSRERHCLRQRLQMPQGTNSTMCVGQAKYYQLCQQQPCPANTASFKQQQCSSFNAKAFGKRYYHWMPLYPDDYTSISNKPCDLQCTTRSGERQLMARAQDGTSCKDRTYQGVCINGRCEPVGCDGSLYSARTMDRCRVCGGDGSACHRVSGTFRRAVSQIGYVFITNIPAGATDILIIERRKTENILALADESGHFFFNGNSAIDNPQNFRVAGTIFKYRRPSSLNSDGLEYIIAHGPTNQSLNAMYYNFNGKMPHITYDYTVPRTPPLRTAAPAVDRPLYHHLPETSQNHPIPANSRASQDFNATWLSLAPEDTSEQLPLREGHEDLGFSHPHFFQTNSSSQTQDWGWEQGEEKEKYDFQIRQVYHANRGEEEEEETAANGGETELALRFNQISISTAVPYSMRRPELSENSRGASSRLRLFRRLCHRDPHNAAFCRELQHLAARLATRNSTAGLWTEAAAWWPQGLHKAPARKNSLEDLKAFAGSQGEAANHSMMASVESPLLGASPTVDISQAEPLQAPGTESNEFDVGHDDISLADMYRWKVSAYAPCSSTCTSAGISTSYAMCVRYDGVEVDETYCDALTRPEPTHEFCTGRDCQPRWETSRWSECSRTCGEGYQYRTVRCWKMLAPGFDSSVYDDLCEAAGLARPMERKACKNKACGPQWELSEWSECSARCGAQGTMRREVRCSVETPLCDEARKPSSEKVCTGPPCGRRWTASDWGPVRVARDA; encoded by the exons ATGGCCGCCGCTTCCcaccgcctcctcctcctcctcctcctccgcgccgccgccccccTGGGCGCTAAG GACAGTAGTGAGGCAGCAGATGGAGCTGGCCCCTGGGATGAAGAAGTCACCAAGTGGTGGGGAGAGTGGAGCTCCTGGTCCACCTGCTCCCGATCCTGCGGGGGAGGCGTGATGTCCCGGGAGAGGCACTGCTTGCGGCAGAG gCTCCAGATGCCCCAGGGAACAAACAGCACCATGTGTGTTGGTCAAGCCAAGTACTACCAattgtgccagcagcag CCCTGCCCAGCCAACACAGCAAGcttcaaacagcagcagtgctccAGTTTCAATGCCAAAGCCTTTGGGAAGCGCTACTACCACTGGATGCCCCTCtatccag ATGACTACACCAGTATCTCCAACAAGCCCTGTGACCTCCAGTGCACCACTCGGAGTGGAGAGAGGCAGCTGATGGCCCGAGCCCAGGATGGTACCTCCTGCAAGGACAGGACCTATCAAGGGGTCTGCATTAACGGGAGGTGTGAG CCAGTTGGGTGCGACGGGAGCCTGTACTCAGCCCGGACGATGGACAGATGCAGGGTGTGTGGAGGGGACGGCAGCGCTTGCCACCGCGTCTCGGGCACCTTCCGAAGGGCAGTCTCACAGATAG GTTACGTGTTCATCACCAACATCCCTGCAGGTGCCACAGACATCCTCATCATTGAGcgcaggaaaacagaaaacatcctaG CACTCGCAGATGAATCTGGGCATTTCTTCTTCAACGGCAACTCTGCCATTGACAACCCCCAGAACTTCAGGGTAGCTGGCACCATCTTCAAGTACCGGCGGCCCTCGAGCCTGAACTCGGATGGGCTGGAGTATATCATAGCTCACGGGCCCACTAACCAGTCTCTGAATGCCATG TACTATAACTTCAATGGGAAAATGCCACATATAACTTATGACTACACTGTGCCACGGACACCACCTCTCCGaactgcagccccagcagtAGACAGACCTCTTTACCACCACCTGCCAGAGACCAGTCAGAACCATCCCATTCCAGCCAACTCCAGAGCTTCCCAGGACTTCAATGCCACGTGGCTCTCCCTGGCACCAGAGGACACCAGTGAACAGCTTCCTCTAAGAGAAGGGCATGAAGATTTAGGCTTTAGCCACCCGCACTTCTTCCAAACCAACTCCAGCAGTCAGACTCAGGACTGGGGCTGGGAACAAGGTGAAGAGAAGGAGAAGTATGACTTCCAGATAAGACAGGTCTACCATGCAaacagaggagaggaagaggaggaggaaacagcagcaaacGGTGGAGAAACAGAGTTGG CTCTCAGGTTCAATCAGATTTCCATCAGCACGGCTGTGCCCTACAGCATGAGGAGACCCGAGCTGTCAGAGAACAGCCGCGGAGCGTCCTCCAGGCTCCGGCTCTTCAGGCGACTGTGTCACCGAGACCCTCACAACGCTGccttctgcagggagctgcagcacctggcagccaggctggccacGAGGAACTCCACAGCAGGACTGTGGACTGAGGCAGCTGCCTGGTGGCCACAGGGCCTCCACAAAGCGCCGGCCCGTAAGAACTCACTGGAGGACTTGAAGGCTTTTGCTGGGAGTCAGGGGGAAGCAGCCAACCACAGCATGATGGCATCTGTGGAGAGCCCTCTGCTAGGTGCCAGCCCAACCGTGGACATCAGCCAGGCAGAGCCTCTGCAAGCTCCTGGCACTGAAAG CAATGAGTTTGATGTGGGCCATGATGACATCAGCTTGGCTGACATGTATCGGTGGAAAGTCTCAGCTTATGCCCCCTGCAGCTCCACCTGCACGTCAG CAGGTATCAGCACCTCCTACGCGATGTGTGTCCGGTACGACGGTGTGGAAGTGGATGAAACATACTGTGATGCCCTAACCCGGCCAGAACCTACTCATGAATTTTGCACAGGGAGAGATTGTCAGCCCAG GTGGGAGACCAGCCGGTGGAGCGAATGCTCCAGGACCTGTGGTGAGGGCTATCAGTACCGCACCGTGCGCTGCTGGAAGATGCTGGCTCCGGGCTTTGACAGCTCCGTTTATGATGATCTGTGcgaggcagctgggctggccagGCCCATGGAGAGGAAAGCCTGCAAGAACAAGGCCTGTGGGCCCCAGTGGGAGCTCTCCGAGTGGTCCGAG TGCTCGGCGCGCTGCGGCGCCCAGGGGACGATGAGGAGGGAGGTTCGGTGCTCGGTGGAAACCCCGCTCTGCGACGAGGCTCGGAAGCCCAGCAGCGAGAAGGTCTGCACGGGCCCGCCCTGCGGCCGCCGCTGGACCGCCTCGGACTGGGGCCCG GTGCGTGTGGCGAGGGACGCATGA